The following proteins are encoded in a genomic region of Poecilia reticulata strain Guanapo linkage group LG11, Guppy_female_1.0+MT, whole genome shotgun sequence:
- the LOC103472671 gene encoding heterogeneous nuclear ribonucleoprotein R isoform X2: MAAAEVNGSSAPTKEEEEPMDVTTTHTENYQTLLDAGLPQKVAESLDNIFQTGLVAYADLDERAIDALREFNEEGALTVLQQFKESDLSHVQNKSAFLCGVMKTYRQREKQGSKVQESTKGPDESKIKALLERTGYTLDVTTGQRKYGGPPPESVFTGTQPGIGTEVFVGKIPRDLYEDELVPLFESAGPIWDLRLMMDPLSGQNRGYAFITYCNKDDAQKAVKLCDNHEIRPGKYLGVCISVANNRLFVGSIPKNKTRDSILEDFGKVTEGLQDVILYHQPDDKKKNRGFCFLEYEDHKSAAQARRRLMSGKVKVWGNPVTVEWADPVAEPDPEVMAKVKVLFVRKLATSVTEELLEKTFSQFGKLERVKKLKDYAFVHFEDRDAAVKAMEEMNGKELGGEEIEIVLAKPPDKKRKERQAARQTTRGGGYDDYYYYPPPRMPPPGRGRGRGGRGGYAYPPDYYGYEDYYDDYYGYDYHDYRGGYEDPYYGYEDMYSMRSRGTRPTRGGPPPPRARGAPPTRGRGGFAQRGPPLGGPRGARGGRGAPFQPQRGRGPRGARGNRGGNVGGKRKADVFNQPDSKRRQTNNQQNWGSQPIAQQPLQQGADYSGGEAKRAAPLE, from the exons ATGGCTGCTGCTGAGGTGAATGGCAGCTCTGCTCCAacaaaggaggaagaggaaccCATGGATGTGACGACAACACATACAGAAAATTATCAAACTCTCCTTGATGCTGGGCTTCCTCAGAAAGTGGCTGAAAGTCTAGATAACATCTTCCAGACAG ggTTGGTGGCATATGCTGACTTGGATGAAAGGGCTATTGATGCTCTGCGAGAGTTCAATGAAGAAGGAGCTCTKACTGTCCTGCAGCAATTTAAAGAAAGTGACTTATCCCATGTTCAG aATAAAAGTGCTTTCCTTTGTGGAGTCATGAAGACATACAGGCAGCGAGAAAAACAAGGAAGCAAGGTACAGGAGTCGACTAAAGGTCCagatgaatcaaaaataaag GCTCTGTTGGAGCGGACAGGCTACACTCTGGATGTGACGACAGGGCAGAGGAAGTATGGCGGTCCTCCTCCTGAGAGCGTGTTCACCGGCACGCAGCCAGGGATCGGAACTGAG GTGTTTGTTGGAAAGATCCCCAGGGATTTATATGAAGATGAGCTTGTGCCACTGTTTGAGTCTGCTGGTCCCATCTGGGACCTGAGGTTAATGATGGACCCCCTATCTGGTCAGAACAGGGGTTACGCTTTCATCACTTACTGTAACAAAGATGATGCGCAAAAGGCAGTGAAGCTT tgtGATAACCACGAAATCCGCCCTGGGAAGTACTTGGGTGTGTGTATATCTGTTGCAAACAATCGCCTGTTTGTTGGATCGATTCCAAAGAACAAGACAAGAGACAGTATATTAGAAGACTTTGGCAAAGTCACAG AGGGGCTACAAGATGTGATCTTGTATCACCAGCCAGATGACAAGAAGAAGAACCGGGGCTTTTGTTTCCTCGAGTACGAAGATCACAAGTCTGCAGCTCAGGCGCGCCGCCGCCTAATGAGTGGAAAGGTCAAAGTTTGGGGGAACCCGGTCACAGTGGAGTGGGCCGACCCTGTTGCTGAGCCTGACCCAGAAGTCATGGCAAAA GTGAAAGTGCTCTTTGTGAGAAAACTGGCTACATCTGTGACAGAGGAGCTTCTGGAGAAAACCTTCTCTCAGTTCGGGAAACTAGAACGAGTGAAAAAGCTGAAGGATTACGCTTTTGTCCATTTTGAAGATAGGGATGCTGCTGTAAAG GCTATGGAGGAAATGAATGGTAAAGAGCTTGGAGGGGAAGAAATCGAGATCGTCCTGGCGAAGCCGCCAGATAAGAAGAGAAAAGAGCGCCAAGCAGCCCGTCAGACCACCAGGGGTGGCGG GTATGATGACTACTACTACTACCCCCCTCCTCGCATGCCACCACCGGGCCGAGGAAGGGGGCGTGGTGGCCGAGGGGGCTATGCTTATCCCCCTGATTACTATGGCTATGAGGACTACTATGATGACTACTATGGCTATGACTATCATGACTACCGTGGTGGCTATGAAGACCCTTACTACGGCTATGAAGACATGTACAGCATGAGGAGCCGTGGTACTCGCCCCACCAGGGGTGGGCCTCCGCCTCCAAGAGCCCGTGGCGCTCCTCCAACACGAGGCCGGGGCGGCTTTGCCCAGAGAGGGCCACCCCTTGGTGGCCCGCGCGGCGCTCGAGGAGGACGGGGCGCGCCCTTCCAGCCTCAGAGGGGCCGTGGTCCTCGCGGTGCCAGAGGCAATCGCGGGGGCAACGTCGGCGGAAAGAGGAAGGCCGACGTATTTAACCAGCCTGACTCCAAGCGCCGTCAGACCAACAACCAACAGAACTGGGGGTCCCAGCCCATCGCCCAGCAGCCCCTGCAGCAAGGGGCCGACTATTCCG GTGGAG
- the LOC103472671 gene encoding heterogeneous nuclear ribonucleoprotein R isoform X1, with the protein MAAAEVNGSSAPTKEEEEPMDVTTTHTENYQTLLDAGLPQKVAESLDNIFQTGLVAYADLDERAIDALREFNEEGALTVLQQFKESDLSHVQNKSAFLCGVMKTYRQREKQGSKVQESTKGPDESKIKALLERTGYTLDVTTGQRKYGGPPPESVFTGTQPGIGTEVFVGKIPRDLYEDELVPLFESAGPIWDLRLMMDPLSGQNRGYAFITYCNKDDAQKAVKLCDNHEIRPGKYLGVCISVANNRLFVGSIPKNKTRDSILEDFGKVTEGLQDVILYHQPDDKKKNRGFCFLEYEDHKSAAQARRRLMSGKVKVWGNPVTVEWADPVAEPDPEVMAKVKVLFVRKLATSVTEELLEKTFSQFGKLERVKKLKDYAFVHFEDRDAAVKAMEEMNGKELGGEEIEIVLAKPPDKKRKERQAARQTTRGGGYDDYYYYPPPRMPPPGRGRGRGGRGGYAYPPDYYGYEDYYDDYYGYDYHDYRGGYEDPYYGYEDMYSMRSRGTRPTRGGPPPPRARGAPPTRGRGGFAQRGPPLGGPRGARGGRGAPFQPQRGRGPRGARGNRGGNVGGKRKADVFNQPDSKRRQTNNQQNWGSQPIAQQPLQQGADYSGNYGYSNDTMEFSQDSYGQQWK; encoded by the exons ATGGCTGCTGCTGAGGTGAATGGCAGCTCTGCTCCAacaaaggaggaagaggaaccCATGGATGTGACGACAACACATACAGAAAATTATCAAACTCTCCTTGATGCTGGGCTTCCTCAGAAAGTGGCTGAAAGTCTAGATAACATCTTCCAGACAG ggTTGGTGGCATATGCTGACTTGGATGAAAGGGCTATTGATGCTCTGCGAGAGTTCAATGAAGAAGGAGCTCTKACTGTCCTGCAGCAATTTAAAGAAAGTGACTTATCCCATGTTCAG aATAAAAGTGCTTTCCTTTGTGGAGTCATGAAGACATACAGGCAGCGAGAAAAACAAGGAAGCAAGGTACAGGAGTCGACTAAAGGTCCagatgaatcaaaaataaag GCTCTGTTGGAGCGGACAGGCTACACTCTGGATGTGACGACAGGGCAGAGGAAGTATGGCGGTCCTCCTCCTGAGAGCGTGTTCACCGGCACGCAGCCAGGGATCGGAACTGAG GTGTTTGTTGGAAAGATCCCCAGGGATTTATATGAAGATGAGCTTGTGCCACTGTTTGAGTCTGCTGGTCCCATCTGGGACCTGAGGTTAATGATGGACCCCCTATCTGGTCAGAACAGGGGTTACGCTTTCATCACTTACTGTAACAAAGATGATGCGCAAAAGGCAGTGAAGCTT tgtGATAACCACGAAATCCGCCCTGGGAAGTACTTGGGTGTGTGTATATCTGTTGCAAACAATCGCCTGTTTGTTGGATCGATTCCAAAGAACAAGACAAGAGACAGTATATTAGAAGACTTTGGCAAAGTCACAG AGGGGCTACAAGATGTGATCTTGTATCACCAGCCAGATGACAAGAAGAAGAACCGGGGCTTTTGTTTCCTCGAGTACGAAGATCACAAGTCTGCAGCTCAGGCGCGCCGCCGCCTAATGAGTGGAAAGGTCAAAGTTTGGGGGAACCCGGTCACAGTGGAGTGGGCCGACCCTGTTGCTGAGCCTGACCCAGAAGTCATGGCAAAA GTGAAAGTGCTCTTTGTGAGAAAACTGGCTACATCTGTGACAGAGGAGCTTCTGGAGAAAACCTTCTCTCAGTTCGGGAAACTAGAACGAGTGAAAAAGCTGAAGGATTACGCTTTTGTCCATTTTGAAGATAGGGATGCTGCTGTAAAG GCTATGGAGGAAATGAATGGTAAAGAGCTTGGAGGGGAAGAAATCGAGATCGTCCTGGCGAAGCCGCCAGATAAGAAGAGAAAAGAGCGCCAAGCAGCCCGTCAGACCACCAGGGGTGGCGG GTATGATGACTACTACTACTACCCCCCTCCTCGCATGCCACCACCGGGCCGAGGAAGGGGGCGTGGTGGCCGAGGGGGCTATGCTTATCCCCCTGATTACTATGGCTATGAGGACTACTATGATGACTACTATGGCTATGACTATCATGACTACCGTGGTGGCTATGAAGACCCTTACTACGGCTATGAAGACATGTACAGCATGAGGAGCCGTGGTACTCGCCCCACCAGGGGTGGGCCTCCGCCTCCAAGAGCCCGTGGCGCTCCTCCAACACGAGGCCGGGGCGGCTTTGCCCAGAGAGGGCCACCCCTTGGTGGCCCGCGCGGCGCTCGAGGAGGACGGGGCGCGCCCTTCCAGCCTCAGAGGGGCCGTGGTCCTCGCGGTGCCAGAGGCAATCGCGGGGGCAACGTCGGCGGAAAGAGGAAGGCCGACGTATTTAACCAGCCTGACTCCAAGCGCCGTCAGACCAACAACCAACAGAACTGGGGGTCCCAGCCCATCGCCCAGCAGCCCCTGCAGCAAGGGGCCGACTATTCCGGTAACTATGGTTACAGTAATGACACCATGGAGTTTTCACAGGATTCTTATGGGCAACAGTGGAAGTAG